The following coding sequences lie in one Arachis ipaensis cultivar K30076 chromosome B05, Araip1.1, whole genome shotgun sequence genomic window:
- the LOC107640568 gene encoding eukaryotic translation initiation factor 3 subunit A-like translates to MREESGGGARLGGRRERRGRGCGTERQRRGGAGRGSIPMQRRHGSGSSSERLGGRRKRRGCGTDRRRGGGARRDSITMQRRHGLARLVHDLEAGGREHRGCGTKRRRGGGATGGLKETRKRL, encoded by the coding sequence ATGCGGGAAGAATCTGGTGGAGGTGCGCGACTTGGAGGCCGGCGGGAGCGCAGAGGCAGAGGATGTGGGACTGAGAGGCAGCGTAGAGGAGGAGCCGGACGAGGCTCGATTCCGATGCAGAGGAGGCACGGGAGTGGCTCGTCTAGTGAGCGACTTGGAGGCCGGAGGAAGCGCAGAGGATGTGGGACTGATAGGCGGCGCGGAGGAGGAGCCAGACGAGACTCGATTACGATGCAGAGGAGGCACGGGCTGGCTCGCCTAGTGCACGACTTGGAGGCTGGAGGCCGGGAGCACAGAGGATGTGGGACTAAGAGGCGGCGCGGAGGAGGAGCGACAGGTGGCTTGAAGGAGACGCGGAAGAGATTGTAG